Proteins encoded within one genomic window of Nitrospina gracilis 3/211:
- a CDS encoding DUF58 domain-containing protein, with translation MAEDPSILYRPETLSEISSLSLRAMTLVEGLLSGQHRSPHKGSSVEFAEYKAYTPGDDIRHIDWKVVGKTDKYHVKQFEQSTNLKCTILLDTSGSMGYASPLKKQDAMPKAQYVRTLVAAFSYLLLKQFDAVGLLTFNRSVTNHIPPRSKPSHFQHILHALAECKFQGETDISQVVGDIIERLPGRGMVIVVSDLLVRDDDVLKTLKFLCSRGLEVLLFQVLHPDEIHLPFDGDIMFESLEDDPPVGLDPADVREQYQAAVQEFISHFQTSCPSLGIDYQFLDTATPLEQALRYYLLRRKSLLKL, from the coding sequence ATGGCCGAAGACCCTTCAATCCTGTATCGTCCGGAAACCCTTTCGGAAATTTCATCACTCAGCCTGCGAGCCATGACGCTGGTGGAGGGTTTGCTTTCCGGGCAGCACCGCAGTCCCCACAAGGGATCGAGCGTCGAGTTCGCGGAATACAAGGCGTACACCCCGGGCGACGACATCCGGCATATCGACTGGAAGGTGGTCGGCAAAACGGACAAGTACCACGTCAAACAGTTCGAGCAGTCCACCAACCTCAAATGCACCATCCTGTTGGATACCAGTGGATCAATGGGCTACGCCTCACCGCTCAAAAAACAGGACGCCATGCCCAAGGCGCAGTACGTGCGCACGCTGGTTGCGGCGTTTTCGTACCTGCTGCTCAAACAGTTCGATGCGGTGGGGCTGCTCACGTTCAATCGGTCGGTGACCAACCACATCCCGCCGCGATCCAAACCGTCGCATTTTCAACACATCCTTCATGCCCTGGCGGAATGCAAGTTTCAGGGGGAAACGGACATCAGCCAGGTCGTGGGCGACATCATCGAGCGCCTGCCCGGGCGCGGTATGGTCATAGTGGTCTCCGACCTGCTGGTTCGCGACGACGACGTCCTGAAAACCCTGAAGTTCCTGTGTTCTCGCGGACTGGAAGTTTTACTGTTCCAGGTTCTGCATCCGGATGAAATCCACCTGCCTTTCGACGGCGACATCATGTTCGAATCGCTGGAGGACGACCCGCCTGTAGGCCTGGATCCGGCGGATGTGCGCGAACAATACCAGGCCGCAGTGCAGGAGTTCATCAGCCATTTCCAAACCAGTTGCCCGTCCCTCGGAATCGATTACCAGTTTCTCGACACCGCGACCCCGCTCGAACAGGCGCTCCGTTATTACCTGCTCCGGCGCAAAAGCCTGCTGAAACTATGA
- a CDS encoding BatA domain-containing protein, whose protein sequence is MSLQFLSPWFLLGLLGIALPILVHLLTRRQQKRIPFSAVYLLEQVQKRSIRRSQPNRLLLLLFRCLAIACLSLALASPIFSFGGPEEFLPSKPTANVILVDNSYSMAARSKDQTLYNQTVEFTAALLERLPANNTFSLVYASDPARVVQDWTGDAAQIVKLLKLSKPSFQTTSIGQGLTRAYDLLSTVKEENRRIFVLTDLDRNGWKEKELENLTEDPGSVPIKVVDFSAHRMEKNRALVEHVDLTQEFLTNNRILRVEARIANLQPDTAISQLRVALVVDGQTKSEDFIDVPPGGRVDKAFSFPYLGREAVQGYVEIQDDGQNVDNRRLFSFQPDRKIQVLIVDGDPRGVSHQNESFYVEKALNPFRATVTDIQPTVSTLAELTDRKLEQYSVVILCNVRSLPFDYERRLEEFVKRGGGLFISLGDQVDAKFYNEKMGILLPVTLQTLNQVDGKSEPFRLQGGENPHPVLRTFQGKSMQQMARVAFYALYSVAPRAERNFLVPMRYTNEYPALVESSYGRGKVVLFTSSVDRDWNQFPIQPTFLPWVQRWVKYIAQSLESLSEQDLKVGHPILLEDVGPYAYIVAPGGGILALEKAGDSDSQFRDTWTPGPYRLYQSTQSPEGERIEGETGTRVNQLPADARYIGTVTVNIDTAESVTETLTPDEVKKLLPGYAVTVLRDTDIRESSQVEGGVPLVGPFLFLLACVFLVEGWMLRRE, encoded by the coding sequence ATGAGCCTCCAGTTTTTATCACCGTGGTTTCTGCTGGGCCTGCTGGGCATCGCCCTGCCCATTCTGGTGCACCTGCTCACCCGCCGCCAGCAGAAACGGATACCCTTCTCGGCCGTGTACCTGCTCGAGCAGGTGCAGAAACGGAGCATCCGCCGCTCGCAACCGAACCGACTTCTGCTCCTGTTGTTCCGTTGCCTGGCGATCGCGTGTTTGAGCCTGGCCCTGGCGAGCCCCATTTTTTCATTCGGCGGACCGGAGGAATTTCTGCCATCGAAACCCACCGCCAACGTGATCCTCGTGGACAACTCCTATAGCATGGCGGCACGGTCCAAGGACCAGACCCTTTATAACCAAACTGTGGAGTTTACGGCGGCTTTGCTGGAACGCCTTCCCGCAAACAACACCTTCAGTCTCGTTTACGCCTCCGATCCGGCCCGGGTGGTGCAGGACTGGACCGGCGATGCGGCCCAGATCGTCAAACTGCTCAAGCTTTCGAAACCATCGTTTCAGACCACAAGTATCGGCCAGGGTTTGACCCGGGCATACGACCTGCTGAGCACGGTAAAGGAAGAAAACCGGCGAATCTTCGTGCTGACCGACCTTGACCGTAACGGCTGGAAGGAAAAGGAACTGGAGAACCTGACAGAGGATCCCGGATCGGTACCGATCAAGGTCGTCGACTTTTCCGCACACCGCATGGAAAAAAACCGCGCGTTGGTGGAGCACGTTGACCTGACGCAGGAATTTCTAACCAACAACCGCATCCTGCGGGTGGAGGCGAGAATCGCCAACCTGCAACCGGACACCGCCATCTCCCAATTACGCGTGGCACTTGTGGTAGACGGCCAAACCAAGAGCGAGGATTTCATCGACGTCCCCCCCGGCGGTCGTGTGGACAAGGCGTTTTCCTTTCCATACCTGGGGCGGGAAGCAGTGCAGGGTTATGTTGAAATCCAGGACGACGGACAGAACGTGGACAACCGCAGGCTGTTCTCGTTTCAACCCGACCGCAAGATCCAGGTTCTGATAGTCGATGGCGACCCTCGCGGTGTGTCGCACCAGAACGAATCGTTTTACGTGGAAAAGGCCTTGAATCCGTTTCGCGCCACGGTGACGGACATCCAGCCCACGGTTTCGACCCTGGCGGAGCTGACCGACCGCAAGCTGGAGCAGTACTCGGTGGTCATTTTGTGCAACGTGCGGTCCCTGCCCTTTGACTACGAACGCAGGCTGGAGGAATTTGTGAAACGGGGGGGCGGTTTGTTCATATCGCTGGGCGACCAGGTGGACGCAAAATTCTACAATGAGAAAATGGGCATCCTGCTTCCCGTTACACTCCAGACACTCAACCAGGTCGATGGGAAGAGCGAACCTTTTAGGTTGCAGGGGGGTGAAAACCCGCACCCGGTGCTCCGTACGTTTCAGGGTAAATCCATGCAACAGATGGCGCGGGTGGCTTTTTACGCGCTGTATAGCGTGGCACCGCGGGCAGAGCGGAATTTCCTGGTACCTATGCGCTACACCAACGAGTACCCGGCGCTGGTGGAATCATCATACGGCCGCGGCAAGGTGGTGCTGTTCACCTCCAGTGTCGACCGCGACTGGAACCAGTTCCCCATCCAGCCCACGTTTTTGCCGTGGGTGCAACGCTGGGTGAAGTACATCGCGCAAAGCCTGGAAAGCCTGTCCGAGCAGGACCTCAAGGTGGGCCATCCCATCCTGCTGGAGGATGTCGGCCCGTATGCTTATATCGTGGCACCCGGCGGGGGCATCCTCGCATTGGAAAAAGCCGGGGACTCGGATTCGCAATTCAGGGACACCTGGACCCCCGGACCCTACCGCCTGTACCAGTCAACCCAATCCCCAGAGGGCGAGCGCATTGAAGGGGAAACGGGCACGCGGGTCAATCAGCTTCCGGCGGACGCGCGGTACATCGGCACGGTGACGGTGAACATCGACACGGCCGAATCCGTAACGGAAACCCTCACACCGGACGAGGTGAAAAAATTGCTGCCGGGGTATGCGGTGACGGTTCTCCGCGATACCGACATCAGGGAATCGTCGCAGGTGGAAGGCGGCGTGCCTTTGGTGGGTCCCTTTCTGTTTCTGCTGGCCTGCGTGTTCCTGGTTGAAGGCTGGATGCTCCGGCGGGAATGA
- a CDS encoding SUMF1/EgtB/PvdO family nonheme iron enzyme, protein MISRPARLTIVFFFILTLCLPWNTAAAPVSEDTIRKAVNRPPDEIDLSETLLLVSKHWQPALDLDHLRKQLDSLTDKARQKLGENPTPQKTVEGLTSLIHKQEGYRFTDSVDAAGMPTVPAELFLHGLLETKRGYCMNLSLLYLILAQRLDLPLYGVPLPNHFFVRYQSAQYRVNIEATQDGAHFGDDFYRDRFQVAENASYFLNNLNARQTLGAYFSNVGLTFYRNQHPDTAVFYLRLSTEINPKSIDALNNLGNVYSEMGRMEDAIVQYKKALEADPENLSSLFNLGVAYAQADRTDEAIETFLQVAEREPRFPPVHDLLSRLYVQTGNHIAALLHTKLLDRLQPGQFEVRMQMGNILLEMGEAQLALGVFEWMQGTFPERLEINERMGEAYYLMDDFDKAIVQYEYILERAPQSLPAYVQMGWVHYRKGELDKAVEWTQRGLKASPQSNPFLPLAFMNLGLYHVLKKDFVAARQWYRKALDADKDNTVEGMVDDLNEARAGYPGLAEIDFFSGWVLHEGGRTQEAQSSLKKFLSTNPEGELAVEARTMLENIGEVVPAGMVKIPQGFFIMGDDHHGDDEAPKHKVYLDTYYIDKHEVSAAEFAEFLNAMPETKRFFGINKFGTIEQRGGNFIPRRGLENYPANNVSWFGAAAYCKWKDQRLPTEAEWEKAARGPNGNLFPWGNDPISPQKSRYNLQWNENIRHRVMVPVDSMPEGKSFYGVFHMLGNVKEWVDDWYDREYYKEENHKTNPKGQIGGEYKVLKGGSWRDLRSFVYASFRNNSYPAAMVDDYGFRCAWSATSPDSQTPRKHISFDPVPGFKTLSPATGEGTAQP, encoded by the coding sequence ATGATTTCCCGTCCCGCTCGCCTTACCATTGTTTTCTTTTTCATTTTGACCCTGTGCCTTCCCTGGAACACCGCCGCCGCACCTGTCTCGGAAGACACGATCCGGAAAGCGGTGAATCGTCCCCCGGACGAAATCGACCTGTCCGAAACCCTGTTGCTGGTCTCCAAACACTGGCAACCGGCGTTGGATCTCGACCACCTGCGCAAACAGCTGGATTCCCTCACCGATAAAGCCCGGCAAAAGTTGGGGGAGAACCCGACCCCGCAAAAAACCGTGGAGGGGCTGACGAGTCTTATCCACAAACAGGAAGGGTACCGGTTCACTGATTCCGTGGATGCGGCGGGAATGCCGACGGTTCCGGCGGAGCTGTTTCTGCACGGCCTTTTAGAAACGAAACGTGGTTACTGCATGAACCTTTCCTTATTATATTTGATCCTCGCCCAGCGGCTGGACCTGCCCCTTTACGGCGTGCCTTTGCCGAATCACTTTTTCGTGCGGTACCAGTCGGCCCAATACCGAGTCAACATCGAGGCGACACAGGACGGAGCCCATTTTGGAGATGATTTTTACCGCGACCGTTTTCAGGTTGCGGAAAACGCATCGTACTTTCTGAACAACCTCAACGCCCGGCAAACGCTGGGCGCGTATTTTTCAAATGTGGGTCTCACTTTTTACCGCAACCAGCATCCCGACACCGCGGTGTTTTACTTGAGACTGTCCACAGAGATCAATCCGAAGTCAATCGACGCGCTGAACAATCTTGGCAACGTTTATTCCGAAATGGGCCGTATGGAAGACGCCATCGTCCAGTACAAAAAAGCTCTGGAAGCGGATCCGGAAAACCTGTCATCGCTTTTCAACCTGGGCGTGGCGTACGCTCAGGCGGATCGCACCGACGAGGCGATCGAAACGTTCTTGCAAGTGGCGGAGCGGGAACCGCGTTTTCCACCGGTGCACGACCTGCTGTCGCGCCTGTACGTGCAAACGGGAAACCACATCGCCGCCCTGCTTCATACCAAACTACTCGACCGCCTGCAACCCGGCCAGTTTGAAGTGCGCATGCAGATGGGCAACATCCTGCTGGAAATGGGGGAGGCCCAACTGGCACTCGGAGTATTCGAATGGATGCAAGGAACGTTTCCTGAACGCCTCGAGATCAACGAACGCATGGGTGAGGCGTATTACCTGATGGACGACTTCGACAAAGCCATCGTTCAGTACGAGTACATCCTTGAGCGGGCCCCGCAAAGCCTTCCGGCCTACGTGCAGATGGGCTGGGTGCATTACCGCAAAGGCGAGCTGGACAAAGCGGTGGAGTGGACCCAACGCGGCCTGAAGGCCAGCCCGCAGTCGAATCCATTTCTGCCACTGGCCTTCATGAATCTGGGGTTGTACCACGTGCTGAAAAAAGATTTCGTCGCCGCCCGCCAGTGGTACCGGAAAGCACTCGATGCGGATAAGGACAACACAGTGGAAGGCATGGTTGACGATCTCAATGAAGCCCGTGCCGGATATCCGGGTTTGGCGGAGATCGACTTTTTTTCCGGCTGGGTTCTGCATGAAGGCGGCCGCACCCAGGAGGCCCAGTCGAGCCTGAAAAAATTTTTGTCCACCAATCCGGAAGGTGAACTGGCCGTCGAGGCCCGCACCATGCTGGAAAATATTGGTGAGGTCGTGCCCGCAGGCATGGTGAAGATACCGCAGGGATTTTTCATCATGGGCGACGACCACCATGGCGACGACGAAGCGCCCAAACACAAGGTGTACCTGGACACGTATTACATCGACAAACATGAAGTGTCCGCAGCCGAATTCGCTGAGTTTTTAAATGCCATGCCGGAGACCAAACGGTTTTTCGGAATCAACAAATTTGGAACGATCGAACAAAGGGGAGGAAATTTCATTCCACGGCGCGGTCTGGAAAATTATCCCGCCAACAATGTAAGCTGGTTTGGTGCGGCGGCGTACTGCAAATGGAAGGACCAGCGACTGCCCACTGAGGCGGAATGGGAAAAAGCGGCTCGGGGTCCCAATGGCAACCTGTTTCCGTGGGGTAACGATCCAATCTCCCCGCAGAAAAGCCGCTACAACCTCCAATGGAACGAAAACATCCGGCACCGCGTGATGGTTCCCGTTGATTCCATGCCCGAAGGAAAGAGCTTTTACGGAGTTTTTCACATGCTTGGAAACGTGAAAGAATGGGTGGACGACTGGTATGACCGGGAGTATTATAAAGAAGAAAATCACAAAACTAACCCGAAGGGTCAGATCGGCGGCGAATACAAGGTGTTGAAAGGAGGCTCATGGCGGGACCTCCGGTCGTTCGTATACGCTTCCTTTCGTAACAACAGCTACCCCGCAGCCATGGTAGACGATTACGGATTCCGTTGCGCCTGGAGCGCCACCTCCCCCGATAGCCAGACTCCGAGAAAACACATTTCGTTTGACCCGGTGCCCGGTTTCAAAACTCTGAGCCCGGCAACAGGGGAAGGAACGGCACAACCATGA
- a CDS encoding flavin reductase family protein — protein sequence MRNKKQIGKALGRVPSGLFIVTAAHEDREDAVLTSWVNQCSFEPPAVTIVLGTTRPARLLVEASGAFTLNILGKESNSLLKHFFKPPAEGVSIFQGLNVSKGHKGIKILDDSVAYLECEVREQQRFGDHILYTGEIVGGKTLKGGEPYVHVRDTGFSY from the coding sequence TTGCGAAATAAAAAACAGATAGGCAAAGCCTTGGGCCGTGTGCCCAGTGGATTGTTCATTGTGACTGCCGCACATGAGGATCGGGAGGATGCGGTGCTGACGAGCTGGGTCAATCAGTGCTCGTTTGAACCGCCTGCGGTGACCATTGTGCTTGGCACAACCCGGCCGGCACGTTTGCTGGTGGAAGCCTCAGGCGCATTCACCTTGAACATCCTTGGTAAAGAATCAAACAGCCTGCTCAAACATTTCTTTAAACCGCCCGCGGAAGGCGTTTCCATTTTTCAGGGACTCAATGTGTCCAAGGGACACAAGGGAATCAAGATTCTGGATGATTCCGTGGCTTATCTGGAATGCGAGGTTCGCGAACAACAAAGGTTCGGAGATCATATTCTTTATACTGGAGAGATTGTCGGCGGCAAAACCTTGAAAGGTGGGGAACCCTATGTACACGTGCGCGATACGGGGTTCAGCTATTGA
- a CDS encoding ATP-binding protein, translating into MSSDIQPQNPSFQIPAVKLELLKQTRVFGLLDTANLEKLLSEGREWHLKEEDMLLKEGDTSKSLFVILSGEIEVTRGGKLITRLQSGDLLGEMALIDFKPRSANAHASQESLLLEVEEELFRQTVGSNPQALWEMLQILSTHIRGLLGSLEQDILSLRHFTHDLKNCLTPLGYAEFWAYELLGNLRGTDQEHRPRQGWDTAQKCHDTISSVKSDLLTMVEQGLSRIKSKSVEHTKSDYDLTKLLHDTVEEISLHKHLKGKKVVFQNNGTEHFARFNYLDIKRVIQNLLINAGYATEPEGEIHIHLKYNGDRVQVGIQDFGDGISSEVQNVLFKDVYTSKPDGNGFGLLSCREIIEDLHRGRIWFETEQGMGSTFLFEIERDPVY; encoded by the coding sequence ATGAGTTCCGATATCCAGCCACAAAACCCCTCTTTTCAAATACCGGCCGTCAAGCTCGAGTTGTTGAAGCAAACCAGGGTTTTTGGCCTTCTCGACACGGCGAATCTGGAAAAGCTTTTGAGCGAAGGCCGGGAATGGCACCTGAAGGAAGAAGATATGCTCCTCAAGGAAGGCGACACCAGCAAGTCTCTTTTTGTCATCCTGAGTGGAGAAATCGAGGTGACCCGGGGTGGCAAACTTATTACTAGGCTGCAAAGCGGGGATCTTCTAGGTGAAATGGCACTCATCGACTTCAAACCGCGGTCTGCAAACGCACACGCTTCCCAGGAAAGCCTGCTGCTGGAGGTTGAGGAGGAATTGTTCCGGCAAACCGTGGGCAGCAATCCACAGGCGCTGTGGGAAATGTTGCAGATCCTGTCAACGCACATCCGGGGCCTGCTGGGCTCGCTGGAACAGGACATCCTGTCATTACGCCATTTCACCCACGATCTCAAAAACTGCCTGACTCCCCTGGGCTATGCCGAGTTCTGGGCCTACGAACTGCTGGGCAACCTGCGAGGCACCGACCAGGAACATCGGCCACGGCAGGGGTGGGACACCGCCCAAAAATGCCACGACACCATCTCCTCCGTCAAAAGCGACCTTTTGACCATGGTTGAACAGGGTCTCTCCCGAATTAAAAGCAAAAGCGTGGAGCACACCAAATCCGATTATGACCTGACAAAACTGCTGCACGACACGGTGGAAGAAATCAGCCTGCACAAGCACCTGAAAGGTAAAAAGGTCGTGTTTCAGAACAACGGGACGGAGCACTTTGCCCGGTTCAATTATCTGGACATCAAACGTGTGATCCAGAACCTTTTGATCAACGCCGGGTACGCCACCGAGCCGGAAGGCGAGATTCACATTCACCTGAAATATAACGGAGACCGGGTTCAGGTGGGAATACAGGATTTTGGCGACGGCATCAGCAGTGAGGTGCAAAACGTGCTGTTCAAGGACGTATACACATCCAAACCGGATGGCAACGGGTTCGGACTGCTGTCCTGCCGCGAGATCATCGAAGACCTGCACCGCGGGCGCATCTGGTTCGAAACCGAACAGGGAATGGGCTCCACCTTTCTTTTTGAAATCGAACGCGACCCTGTCTACTGA
- the amrS gene encoding AmmeMemoRadiSam system radical SAM enzyme, translating to MPTLTLTDLDSRTRPGDLFHPLDDGKLVCTACGHRCTLKPGQRGVCKIRYNLDGQLLVPYAYTAGVQNDPIEKKPFFHALPGTNALSFGMLGCDFRCAYCQNWFTSQTLRDDRATQNYRPTTPREICDVAIRHGSKTIVSTYNEPLITSEWAVEVFREARSRGLVTGYVSNGHGTPEVLEYVHPWLDLFKIDLKCFDEKKYNLLGGNFQEVLDTIRQVHEMGFWLEIVTLIIPGYNDSDEELNGIAEFLADVSPDIPWHVTAFHPNYKMDLTPATPVETLHRARNIGLSKGLRYVYSGNRPGEVGDSENTFCPGCRAVLIERRGFRVIRNRLGEQGKCPDCGGEIPGRWT from the coding sequence ATGCCAACCCTCACCCTGACCGATCTCGACTCCCGGACCCGACCGGGCGATTTATTCCATCCCCTCGACGACGGCAAACTCGTCTGCACCGCCTGCGGGCACCGTTGCACCCTGAAGCCCGGCCAGCGCGGCGTGTGCAAGATCCGTTACAACCTCGATGGGCAACTTCTCGTCCCGTATGCCTATACCGCCGGGGTGCAGAACGATCCAATCGAGAAGAAACCGTTTTTTCACGCGCTCCCCGGAACCAATGCGCTCAGCTTCGGCATGCTGGGGTGCGACTTCCGTTGCGCCTACTGCCAGAACTGGTTCACCAGCCAGACGCTCCGCGACGACCGCGCCACACAAAATTACCGCCCGACGACTCCGCGCGAAATCTGCGATGTGGCCATTCGCCACGGCTCGAAAACCATCGTCTCCACCTACAACGAACCGCTGATCACGAGCGAATGGGCGGTCGAGGTATTCAGGGAAGCACGGTCGCGGGGACTGGTGACGGGCTATGTGTCCAACGGGCACGGCACGCCGGAGGTGCTGGAATACGTGCATCCGTGGCTCGATCTGTTCAAGATCGACCTCAAATGCTTCGACGAGAAGAAATACAACCTATTGGGTGGAAACTTTCAGGAAGTGCTGGACACCATCCGGCAGGTGCACGAAATGGGGTTCTGGCTGGAGATCGTGACGCTCATCATCCCTGGCTACAACGACAGCGATGAAGAGTTGAACGGCATTGCCGAATTTCTCGCCGATGTGTCGCCCGACATCCCCTGGCACGTCACCGCGTTTCATCCCAATTACAAAATGGATTTGACTCCGGCGACGCCTGTGGAGACGCTCCATCGCGCGCGCAACATCGGGCTCTCCAAGGGACTCCGTTATGTGTACAGCGGCAACCGTCCGGGAGAAGTGGGCGATTCGGAAAACACGTTTTGCCCGGGGTGCAGGGCCGTGCTCATAGAGCGGCGCGGGTTTAGGGTGATTCGCAATCGGCTCGGGGAGCAGGGGAAGTGTCCCGATTGCGGAGGGGAAATTCCGGGGAGGTGGACGTAG
- the sufU gene encoding Fe-S cluster assembly sulfur transfer protein SufU, whose translation MSYSNELYQQVILDHNKKPRNFREIDNATHQCHGFNPLCGDDYTVYLNIDGKGIIQDISFMGSGCAISKASSSLMTHNLKGKTVDEAKVMFDEFHRMVLGEFDPEEHKDNHLGKLSLFKGIREFPSRIKCASLSWHSMVGALDKNSDVTTE comes from the coding sequence ATGTCTTACAGCAACGAGTTGTACCAACAGGTGATCCTGGATCATAACAAAAAGCCCCGCAACTTCCGGGAAATCGATAACGCCACGCACCAGTGCCACGGATTCAACCCGCTGTGTGGTGACGATTACACCGTGTACCTCAATATCGATGGCAAGGGCATCATCCAGGACATCAGCTTTATGGGATCGGGATGCGCCATCTCCAAGGCCAGTTCCTCGCTCATGACGCACAACCTGAAAGGTAAGACGGTGGATGAGGCCAAGGTGATGTTCGATGAATTTCACCGCATGGTGCTGGGCGAATTCGATCCCGAAGAACACAAGGACAACCACCTGGGCAAGCTGTCTCTCTTTAAAGGTATCCGCGAGTTCCCTTCGCGCATCAAGTGTGCCAGCCTGTCCTGGCATTCCATGGTGGGGGCGCTGGACAAGAACAGCGACGTCACCACCGAGTAG
- a CDS encoding cysteine desulfurase — translation MSDTGTVASPNPVLDVDKIRKDFPVLAQKVHGKPLVYLDNAATTQKPNAVIERVRKFDSEEYGTVRRGAYKMSEGSTRMYEEARQKVADLLGTPDRNEIIFTSGTTQSVNLVAQSYGRKFLNEGDEVIISQIEHHANIVPWQMITEEKGAKLKIIPCNDKGELLMEEYEKLLSTKTKVVAVNHVSNALGTINPIKEIIDLGHKAGAVVLIDGAQSTPHMSLNVRELDCDFYTFSGHKMYGPTGIGGVYGKMDVLKSMPPYVTGGDMIRQVTFEKTTFNEPPSRFEAGTPPISQAIGLAAAIEYMQAVGIDKIAEYEHQLLEYGTRLLENIDGLRIIGTAENKASILSFYHDLVHPHDMVTLVDQDGIAVRGGHHCAQPTMQRFKVPATTRASVSFYNKFEELDVLAESIRKAIKVFS, via the coding sequence ATGTCTGACACCGGCACCGTGGCGTCACCCAATCCGGTTTTGGATGTCGATAAAATCCGCAAAGACTTTCCCGTTCTCGCGCAGAAGGTCCACGGCAAACCGCTGGTGTACCTGGACAACGCCGCAACCACGCAGAAACCGAACGCGGTGATCGAGCGCGTGCGCAAGTTCGATTCGGAAGAGTACGGCACCGTGCGCCGCGGCGCGTACAAGATGAGCGAAGGCTCGACGCGCATGTACGAGGAAGCGCGGCAGAAGGTGGCGGACCTTTTGGGCACGCCCGACCGCAACGAGATCATCTTCACCAGCGGCACCACGCAGTCGGTCAACCTGGTGGCGCAGAGTTACGGCCGCAAATTCCTCAACGAAGGCGACGAGGTCATCATCTCGCAGATCGAGCACCACGCCAACATCGTGCCGTGGCAGATGATCACCGAGGAAAAAGGCGCCAAGCTCAAGATCATCCCGTGCAACGACAAGGGCGAGCTCCTCATGGAGGAGTACGAGAAACTGCTCAGCACGAAAACGAAGGTGGTCGCGGTCAACCACGTATCCAACGCACTCGGAACCATCAACCCGATCAAGGAAATCATCGACCTTGGCCACAAGGCGGGGGCGGTGGTGTTGATCGATGGGGCGCAGAGCACGCCGCACATGAGCCTCAACGTGCGCGAACTCGACTGCGACTTCTATACTTTCTCCGGCCACAAGATGTACGGACCGACCGGCATCGGCGGCGTGTACGGCAAGATGGACGTGCTGAAAAGCATGCCGCCTTATGTGACTGGGGGCGACATGATCCGGCAGGTGACGTTCGAAAAGACCACGTTCAACGAGCCGCCGTCGCGGTTCGAGGCGGGCACGCCGCCCATCAGCCAGGCCATCGGCCTCGCCGCCGCCATTGAGTACATGCAGGCGGTGGGCATCGACAAGATCGCCGAATACGAACATCAACTGCTCGAGTACGGCACGCGTCTTTTGGAGAACATCGACGGCCTGCGCATCATCGGTACGGCGGAAAACAAGGCCAGTATCCTGTCGTTTTACCATGATCTGGTTCATCCGCATGACATGGTGACCCTGGTGGATCAGGACGGCATTGCCGTGCGCGGCGGGCATCACTGCGCCCAGCCGACCATGCAGAGGTTCAAGGTTCCGGCCACGACACGCGCCTCGGTTTCGTTTTATAATAAGTTCGAGGAGCTTGATGTTCTCGCGGAGAGCATCCGCAAGGCGATCAAAGTTTTTTCCTGA